GGaggcacgcacacatgcacacacacacacacacacacagacagacagacacacacacagcattaggGTCTGGACTGTGTTAGAAAGTGACAAAAGACTAAGACCAGACGAGATCCAGCTGAAATTTTGACATTGGCACAAGTATGGCTCTAAAGTAAAGGTCGTGATTTTTTAGTCACTAACGCCTTCACATTTTTGAGAAATTTTAATAAACTAGACTCTTCAGTGCACAATTGTGCAAATCATTGTCAtgactagagctgcaaagatgaatccaTTAGTTATCAAACATTTAATGAATCGCTAAATGAATAGGTTGAGTAATGATTCAtgaaaaaatctaatttctctgattccagctttttaaagtttcttccctcctctttgACAGTACACTGAATTTCCTTGAGTTGTGGttaaaacgagacatttgagtgtcatcttgggctttgggaaactcGGAACAACAGTTTTCATCGTTGTCtatagaaggaaaaaaaaaatcgattcatctaaaaaataatcaacCAATGAAAATACTCGCAAGTTGTATGTTGATTAGGATTGCGTTTGGGCTCCAGTGTtttgcgtctctctctctctctctctctctctctctctctctctctctgctttttgAAAAGCTGCGCATCGTGTCAGATTTGAACTTGTCTGGGTTGGCAtcttctccatgtctctgtctgCCAAATGCTTGCTGTGATACGAATACATAATATTGAGGATAATAAGAACTAAACAAGTGAAGGACATACGTGTAGTATTCTCTATAGAGAATATTTTCACATGTTACGGCATGTAAGCAGTTATTTAAGTAGCGTTGCAACTGTTGCCATGgattttaaagtacttttattatttgtcaAAAGAAAGTTTTTCTCATTcggttcccccccccctctctctctctctctctctctctctctctctctctatagaTCAATCTTgctagtttttttgtttctctacaGATTCAATGTGATACATGTGATGGTTCCTCGTTAATGAAAATCTCCAGTCATCCCAATCCCCAGAGCCCCAAACCCTTAGACCCCAAAGGGTCAAATTCCCATTACACCAGGCTTATTTTGGAACTTGAAGACCCTTTACCCTGCTTTCAACAGTCTCGCATGGTAATATCAATGCTTTTAGACATGTTACATCCTACTCTCAAACCCAATCATATCTACCTTCTCCAAGCTTCTTTAACATCTCTCCCTACCATCTTTAGGAATGCGGAACCCTTTGACACCCTAAAACCTCTCAGCCATCATGGCCTTGGATCAGTGGCCCTTTCTCCCGACTGTCCCCAACATCTCCATCCCTGAGCCCCTGCTGTACGACAGCTACATGCAGGGGAATGAGTCCGACCTGGACCTGAACATCTCCAAGGCCAGGGAGCCTCACCAGGACAAGACCAGCTCAGTGGTCATCACCCTCATCTACTTCATAGTATGCGCCGTGGGGCTGTGCGGCAACGCCCTGGTCATATATGTCATCTTGCGATACGCCAAAATGAAGACGGTGACCAACATCTACATCCTAAACCTGGCGGTGGCTGATGTTCTGTGCATGATGAGCCTGCCGTTCATCGCCCTGCAGCTGACGCTGGTGCACTGGCCCTTTGGAGAGGTGCTGTGCAGGGTGATCATGACTGTTGGTAGGTGTAGAGCAGAAGGCTTATGGGGCACTTGacaaagcagcagcagttttaatGGGCAAAGAAACCGTTTTGGCTTCCTCAATTATCCTGAAATCATCGTCTGCTGTGGTTGCAATTGAAAGAGAACCCAATAAACATCTGTACTTTTTTAAGTATTAAGACTTCAGTTGCAAATAGATCTCAAAAGTGTGGTTCCGGAAGTGAAAATCcaattcattttctccataaggattttgattattaGCCATAATGTAAATCAGAACCATCGAAGGTAGACTTACCACAAGCTACGAGATTGTGAAACAAAGGTTTATGCTCCTGTACATGCCACAAGTCTGTAGGAAAtcaaccatttttttatttatttgcgaTGTCCTCGAGAAGTAACACACTACCCACTAAAGTGTAACAGCTGcgtctctgattggtggagctcactgttaccatggaaatgtttaccGAACGGCTATAGCGAGATGCTAGCCTAATACCACTGAAGTCTCTGGtcgtattgttgtttttaaaatgttcttttgtgccatatcaaatgttttatgggaACAATTCATCTTGTAGCAGGTTAGCTTGGTTTCAGGCTTACAAGTCTTTACGTAAGCATATATTAAGTAACATAAATGGTGCAATTGAACGATTCATGTCACTTCCAGAACCAGAGCCTTTCAAAAGTGGGCGGTCACTGTGGCGCTCTATTAAAGAGTATAGAGTATTGTTCAAAATCTTAGAAATTTAAGTGTCTTGAAAGTATAGTTTAACAATTCTCTTGCTCATTCTCAAtgctcttattttatttttttgctaagctaagctacgctaagctaaccgtCTCCTGGTTGTAGCTTCATCTTTAAATAATCGTCCTTCCCTCAATGCTGGGCTATTGCTTTAAGTGTATAGATTATAGATGCTGCATAGACTTTAGCTGCAATTCAAACAGTGTTGGACAGCCCAGTTGTCTTACTTAAAGCCTTTATCACAATTTGTAAACCTcctgtttgaaaaaacaaacaagcataaGCAATAactaatacatattttaattttcttttttttctgaactcCTCCATTTCCTCCCTCTACCCTCTCCCAGACTCTCTCAATCAGTTCACGAGCATCTTCTGCCTGATGGTGATGAGCATCGATCGGTACTTCGCTGTGGTCCACCCTATTAAGTCCACAAAATGGCGGAAGCCCCGCATGGCCAAGCTTATTAACCTGACAGTGTGGTGTGTGTCCCTGTTAGTCATCCTACCTACTTTGATCTTTAGTGGCCTTAACAAGGTGCCAACATGTGGGATCCAGTGGCCGGAGCCCCAGGATGTCTATTACACAGCCTTCATAATCTATACTTTCTTCATTGGGTTCTGCCTGCCTCTGGCAGTCATATGCCTCTGCTACCTGCTCATTATAGTCAAGGTAAGAGCCCGCCTCCACATGTCCGACATATAATGCAagatcattttaattttctccattCAGTTCAATATCATGATTATTACTGGCTACAGGACTAGAATGTTTAAAACATCCAACCGTCACCAACATAGTGGAAGATTTTCGGCTATTTAAGTCATGTTTAATTAAGATTCGGATAATTGGTGaatttattgaatttaaaatgttcctgttgCATAAGAATATAGTTTACAATTTTGAAAAGATGGACATTTTTGGCAGCAGCACAGTTAactaagacatttttgtttaggCTAATATAATACATGTTACACATGAAAACCAACATCACGATTAATGATGATTATGTCAATATTAAATTTTACAGTATAGGACACTCGCTAACTAGCTCTGGAAGGCTATCCAGGCTAGCTAGtaaagtcaacattttaattttacaggAATTCGTTAACATTGTAATGGGAatcataatgaaaataaaccaGAAGGAAGGTAATTTTATAGAGACTTATACGGTTAAAGAAGTTTGTCAGGTTGGTTTCAATCAACCAAAACATGATTGTCTATTACCAGAAGCAAATGATCCAACAAATAATCCTTTACGTAAAACCCCAACTTGATGATTTTGCACTTTGGTTTGGgaacatattatttattaagcTTTCAACAGAGCCGCTAGCTCTTTAGGCTAAGCTACGAAAGTGGCGTCCTggttgtagcttcatatttaacagaaaGATATTAGACTTGTGTCAATTTTCTCATCTCACTTTTGTCAAAAAGGCATTCAAGTGTATATACCAAAAGGTTAACATTTAACTTTAAGATATTTTCTATGTCTCATAGTGTTAACACTGTGCTTTTATGCTTAAGACCCTGACAGTCCATTCCTTTGCCAGGTAAAGTCGTCTGGCATGCGGGTGGGTTCCAGCAAGCGCAAGCGTTCTGAACGTAAGGTAACACGGATGGTGTCCATAGTGGTGGCGGTGTTTGTCCTCTGTTGGCTGCCTTTCTACATATTCAACGTCACCTCCGTCACCAGCTTTATCAACCCCACCTCTGCCGTGAAGAGCACCTTCGACTTTGTCGTGGTGCTGGGCTACGCCAACAGCTGCGCCAACCCCATTCTGTACGCCTTCCTGTCGGACAACTTTAAGAAGAGCTTTCAGAACGTCCTATGCCTGAAAAAGGTGGCAGGCCTGGACGAGATAGAGCGCAGTGACAGCAGGGCGGACAGGAGCAGGATGGTTAACGATGCTGTAATCAACGCCAACCTGGAGACTCACAATGCTGCCCTGCTGAATGGCGAGCTGCAAACCAGCATCTGAGCGCCGGCAGTCACATCCAAAGAGCCCAGAGACACAGATGAGCTGCCAGTATAGTGACCCCTGTTCCAAGGTGCAGGGGCTAGACGATAATATATTAACTGCTGCTCATGGACATCAACACATGGACATAGTCTaggtgaaaaataaacaattttttaagGGACAGAACACTGACTCCAGCTCAAAACTCTTAATATTTGGGTTGAATTCTCTGTGAGTCAAAAATTATTGGCTGAAGTGATTTCACACACAGCAGAGATAAGtgatgttaaacataaataGGAGGGCTATTAATACTTGCCAGGGTTCTATTGAGTTGTCAGACGTCATGGAGACTGAACCAAGATCAATGGATCGGAGGATGGACTGTGGGTGCAGGAGAAATACTGTCCACCCATGTTTAAAGAGAGCGCTAGACGGGATTGATCATCATCAAGGCTCTCGTTTTGAGAGCTATGAAGGGTTGGCATTGATTTCTTTGAACCTGGAAATACTGCTGAAAAAGACCGTCAAAAATCTCAGATGAAAACAGCCAGCACAGTAGTCTAcatagtctttaaaaaaaaaaaaaaaacttgagccAAAGGGGAAAGGATTCATGGTAATGTTTTATACATAGCAGCTGATTATCTTGGTTTTCTGTGATTAACAAGGCATGTACATACACAACTACTTGTGAAGTGCTGACAATGTAAGATGTGTGACATGTGACATATGTAATGTAgtcaaagagggagagagaggcaggggaaaagagatacagagagtAGGGGTTAGAAAGGGCTTAAGCCTGTGTATGATTTGTATCTACTGAGAACACAACACATACCGTAAAGAGAAAGCTTGAGATCTGGACACAGCTGACAGGAAGAGagcaagatgtgtgtgtgtgtgtgtgtgtgagtcattAAAAGTAACAGAACTTGAAACACCTGTATACTAAATtcagacaaacatacagtaattgTATACCACATAAAGCCACAAAAAGCTTACCATTAACCTGTCAAAGTCAATGCATCCCACATCTCTCAGTGGCATTAACTCCACCAGATGAATAAAGAGAACGATAAGCAGGCAGCAGCTATAGTTCAAAGTGCGTGCAACTCCATTTTATCACTCTTTATAAATAGTGGCTTCTTGAGGGGCACACGACTGTCAGAATGCCAGATTGATTAATAGAATGATCAATCAGTCATTGGAACATCATGGAGGTtcccatgtgttttttgtttttttttgcaatgctaGTGGTGAGGCAATGCTTGGCTGTCGTTTCAACactttgatcaatattgaaatatcaaaacaacttttggatgGGTAGACATACCAGGCTTCAAATTTGGTATAGACCAGGGATTGATGCACCCAATCGCCCCTGGTGGCTGNNNNNNNNNNTGAGTGGATAGGAAATGGGCCAAAacttcacatacatttttctcaaaGACCTCATTTTAAGTAATTCTTAGCAtgctcatttttttaataagtttgGTTTTTCATGAGTGCTGTGAAATCGGGGTAAAACGTCAtaattgacagctgtgattgactcaCGATTGATTGGGCGGGTGTATGGGCGGGACCGCCCATTTACTGCAGCGCtgactctggctccaaaattacaagatggcaGCACCCATATCTGGGCTATTTTGGTTTAACTTTTGTATAGTGGGAGGAAG
This sequence is a window from Etheostoma cragini isolate CJK2018 chromosome 21, CSU_Ecrag_1.0, whole genome shotgun sequence. Protein-coding genes within it:
- the sstr2a gene encoding somatostatin receptor type 2, whose protein sequence is MALDQWPFLPTVPNISIPEPLLYDSYMQGNESDLDLNISKAREPHQDKTSSVVITLIYFIVCAVGLCGNALVIYVILRYAKMKTVTNIYILNLAVADVLCMMSLPFIALQLTLVHWPFGEVLCRVIMTVDSLNQFTSIFCLMVMSIDRYFAVVHPIKSTKWRKPRMAKLINLTVWCVSLLVILPTLIFSGLNKVPTCGIQWPEPQDVYYTAFIIYTFFIGFCLPLAVICLCYLLIIVKVKSSGMRVGSSKRKRSERKVTRMVSIVVAVFVLCWLPFYIFNVTSVTSFINPTSAVKSTFDFVVVLGYANSCANPILYAFLSDNFKKSFQNVLCLKKVAGLDEIERSDSRADRSRMVNDAVINANLETHNAALLNGELQTSI